In Neptuniibacter halophilus, the genomic stretch TCTCAGCAGCGAAGCCGGCGACAGCCGGCTTTTTTATGCCGTAATTTTTGAAACCCACAGAGACAGGTTCTGCCGATGACCCCAGCTATCAACATGGCGAAGAAAGCGAAAGTAGCGTTCACTGTGCATGAATATGAACATGATCCGTCGGCCGAGTCTTATGGTGAGGAAGCTGCTGATGCGCTGGGGCTGGACCCGGCTCAGGTTTTTAAAACCCTGCTGGTTGCGCAAAACGGTGACAACAAAAAGCTCGCTGTTGGTGTAGTGCCGGTTTCCGGTCAGTTAGATCTGAAAGCAATGGCCAGCGCATTGAAGGTGAAGAAGGTCAGCATGGCGAACCCTCAGGATGCCGAGCGGGCAACCGGCTATGTGGTCGGGGGAATCAGCCCGTTGGGGCAGAAGAAACGTCTGCCACTGGTTCTGGACAGCAGTGCCGGGAATTTTCCCAGTATCTGTATGAGTGCCGGAAGGCGAGGTCTGGAGATCGAAATGAGCGCGGCTGACCTGCTGCGGCTGACGCAGGGCACACTGGCGCCGATCGGCCGCTAAATCTCTGACAGTGATTCTCCGGGGCTGCACAGAGGTCATGCCGCAACCTTTCCCTTTTCGCTGACCGGCGAAATATCTGATAGCAATTGACCCGCCCGGATCACCGCTTATCTCAGGTTTCGTTGTAGTACAGACAAGAAATTTCACTGCTGAATTGATTTAAGTTGTACTATGTGGGACAGCAATTTTCAGGAGATCAGGACCATCGCTGCGCCAGGTAATCCCTATATCATCGACCTTGAAGCGTCAGGGTTTGGTGCCGACAGCTACCCGATTGAGGTGGGGCTGGCGCTGGATCCGGGGGAGCGCTTCTGCAGCCTGATCCGGCCTAAACCGGACTGGACTCACTGGTCTGATGAAGCGCAGCATTACCACGGTATCTGTCGCGACAGCCTGCTCGAACATGGTCGGGAAGCCGAAGAGGTGGCCGCCGGGCTGAACCGTCGTTTGCACAACCTGACGGTATACAGCGATGGCTGGGTGGTGGATCAGAGCTGGCTGATTAAGCTGTTTTACCGGGCGGGTTTACCGATGCAGTTTCGGGTCAGCCCGCTGGAGATGATTCTGAAAGAAGCTCAGATGGAGATCTGGCACGAGGTTAAGGCTCAGGTGCTGGAGGAGCTGAATCTGCAGCGCCACCGAGCCAGCAATGATGCGCTGGTGATCCAGATCACTTATGCCCGGACGCTGGCGCTGAGCGAGTCTGCATCAGCCGTCAGGCCTTAATTGAAGTTGCCACCAAACATCTCGCCGATCGCCTTGCTCAGGGCTTCACTGCGCTGCTGATTACGGAACTGCATCAGAATCAGTGCCCGCATGACCGGCATAAACATCAGGTCGGAAAGTATGCGTGAAAAGCCCGCTTGCCCGGCCTTGTTGATCGCCAGTTTTTCCAGAAACCGTTGCAATATTTCCGGCTCCTGCAGGCTTTCAGTGCAGCGTGTGGCCACCGCGACAATCACTTCCGGCTCAAGCGCGTAGTCGCTTTCCAGAATCTGGCGCATCAGTTGCTGTTTGCGATCACCGTTACGGCCATTGGAGAGACCCCGGGTGATGGCTGCGACATGATTGCTGCTGGCGGTTCCGCGTTGCAGAGTCTGTTCTGCACGCAGGCAGAGCGCGCTGAACAATGTGTGATCCGGCTCAATACTCTCGATGCAGGTGCAGAGCACTTCAAACGGTGCATCCGGCAGCAGTGGGATCGCTTTACTCAGAATCTCACTGTTTTTGCCTTTGCCGTGGCGTACCACCAGATCGGCAATGCCCTGATAGCCAAGCGATTGCCACTGATCGAATCCGATCTGGCCGGCAAAGTACTGCTGGGCGTGTTCATAATATTGTGATGCGGGCTGCGCGGACGCGAGGGTGGAGTAAGCATGAAACAGCGCCATCTTCTCCTGATCCGGTTTGAAGGAGAACGGATTGTCCTTCAGCGCATCTTCCGGCATCTCACCACTTTCTTCATGCTGCAGGATCGCACCTGCATTTTGCAGCAGGCGGTTCAGCAGATCATCGCGCACCGCCTGAATCAGAAAGCCCTGCTCGTCCAGTGGTAACTTAAGGAACCAGGCCACGCCCTGTGTTTTGTTTTTCGGGTTCCACAGCATCAGCGCTATCCAGGCATGCTGCAGATAGGGATATGGGTAAGGTGTCTGCTGATTCTCGATCTTTTCGAACAGCTCGGCAGAGAGTTTCTGGACCCGGCGGCCCATATCAAAAAAACGCACCTGGCCGCCACTCTGGCGAAGTAACTGAGTAAGTGAAGAGAATTCAGACATGATGGGCCCCTGTAAAAACTGGGCGCAATTCTACCAGCTCTGGAATCAGGGGCAATAAGACCAGTGGTCAGGGCCGATTGTTGATATCTGTCCGGGCCGATGCGGCAGTTAAGTAAAACGGTTCAGTTGGGGGCGCCGCGATAGTAATGCCAGAGAAACAATGAACCGACACTGCGCCAGGGGGCCCAATGGGCGGTCAGTTCGCGGGCCAGAGCCGGACGGGGGCGTTGTTCAAGTCCTTTGAGTCGGCCCAGTGCAACCTGAAGAGCCAGATCATCGGCGGGAAATATATCCTCCCGGCGCAGCGAAAACATCAGATAGATCTCGGCGCTCCAGCGACCGAAGCCGCGTAATCTGGTAATCGCGTCGATGGCTGCCTGATCGCTCAGTGCGGGTAGTTGATCGGGGAGGAAATCCCCGCTCTGAATCGCTGCTGCCAGCCCCTGCGCGTACTCCACTTTGCGGTAAGAGAGGCCTGCGCCGCGCAGGGCTTCCCGGTCGAGTTGCAGCAGCGCCTGCGGGGTCAGGTCAGGCAGCAAGGCTCTGACCCGGGTCATAATGGCCCGGGCGACTTCGGTTGAAAGCTGCTGACTGACGATGGTGGAGAGAAAGGTTTCAAATCCGGCCGGGCGCAGTCGTGGAGCTGGTGGGCCTAACAGGGCAACAGCCTGTTGCAGGTCAGGGTCGACCTGGCACAGGTAGTCGATTCCGCTGGCAATCGTTTGCTGATCCATGACTGCGTCCTCACTGCCTGTGGGATTGTGCGCATAAAAAAGGCCGGGCGCAGCGGGTGATCTCTCCGTTGCGCCCGGCCCTGATTCTGAAACAGACGGCTTACTTCAGCCAGCCATCCAGTTCGTTGATATCTTCAGGGCTGAGTGTACCCAGTTGTTGTTTGAAGGTAATCAGGTTCTGTACGTAGTCAAACCGGGCATTGGCATATTCCAGTTTAGCTGCATACAGCTGCTGCTCGGCCTGCAATACATCAACCACGTTACGGGTGCCCACTTTGTAACCCTCTTCTGTCGCCTGCAGGGCTGCTTCTCGGGAGCGGATGCTCTGTTTCAGTGCCTGAACGCTGAGCGAGCCGGTGCGCAGGTCACGCAGCAGACTGCGGGTAGACTGGGTAATCTGGCGCAGAATATCTTCACGGTTGTGATGACTCTGGGTCAGACGCTGCTCCAGCTCACGGGATCTGGAACTGACTGAACCACCGGAGAAGATCGGCATTGACAGGGTCAGCCCGATGGCTGAGGTATCGGAACCGATGTCGTTGCTGACGGTGCCTTCATCGTAATCGTAGCTGGCGCTCAGACTCAGGGTCGGGTAGTGGCCGGCACGTCCGGCCTGTGCCGCACGGCGAGCGGCTTCTGAAGAGTAATCCGCCAGTTTCAGGTTCAGGTTACCCTGCCAGGCTTTTTCCAGCCACGGCTGGGCTGTCGTCGGCGTGGGTTCTTCGATCGGATAGTCTTCAGCCAGCAGGCTGACTGCGCTGAAGTTCTGTCCGGTCAGACGTTCCAGCGCTTCGTAGCTGTTATCCAGCTCGCCTTCCGCACTGATCCGGGCAACCCGGGCGTTGTCGTAGGAAGCCTGGGCTTCCTGCACGTCGGTGTTGGCGATCAGGCCCACTTCAAACTGTGCGTTAACCTGATCAAGACGACGCTTGATGGCACGCTCCTGTGCTTCGGCGGTCTGCAGTGCGCTGCTGGCACGCAGCACCCCGAGGTAGGCCTGTACGGTACGCTGGATCAGGTTTTGCTGTTCCAGATCAAACTGAACCGCAGCCTGTTCGGAGAGCACTTTACCCTGTTTGAAACTGAACCATGCGGCTGCATCGAAAACCGGCTGACTCAGGGAGAGGGTGTAGCCATGGTTATTGAAATCAGCGCTGTCAGTGTCATAGGCCGTGGTGTTGGCGTTCAGGTTGATGCTGGGCAGCAACGCCGCACGGTTCTGTACTTCGATCTCCCGATCCGCATTGTAAGAGGCTTCTGCCGCTTTAAGCTGGGGGTCGTTTGCCAAAGCCAGTTGATAGATGTCTGCCAGTTCTCCTGCCGTGGCTGCGCTGCTGACAGCCAGGGTGAGGTAGGATACATGGAAAAGCTTTTTCAGATTCATTGATGTTTATCCTGCAACCTGTTCCGGTTCTGGTTGTACTTCTTTAAAGGTCCGTTTACCCAGATAACTATAAACTGTCGGGATGACAAACAGTGTCAGTAGTGTACCAAAGGTCATACCGCCGACAATAACCCAGCCGATCTGCTGACGGGATTCTGCACCGGCACCCAGCGCCATCGCCAGTGGTAATGCACCGAGTACGGTTGCCCCGGTAGTCATCAGGATCGGACGCAGACGCAGCGTTGCGGCTTCTGTAATCGCACTGTGCAGATCCCGTCCCTGTTCCTGTAGCTGGTTGGCAAACTCAACGATCAGAATGCCGTGTTTGGTTACCAGACCGATCAGGGTAATCAGGCCGATCTGACTGTAAACGCTGAGTGATCCGCCACTGTAATAGAGGGCACAGAGCGCACCAAAGACGGCCGGCGGTACCGAGAGCAGAATGATCATCGGGTTTTTGAAACTTTCGAACTGTGCCGCCAGTACCAGAAATACGATGATCAGAGCCAGTGCAAATGTTGTCTGCATGCTGCTGCTGGAAGTTTTAAATTCCCGCGACGGGCCTGAGTAATCATAGCTCGCTTTTGGTTCGATCTCCTGCAGGCTTTGCTCAAGGAAGCTGAGGGCTTCGCCAAGGCTGTAACCCGGTGCCAGTTGTGCCTGGATCTTCACCGCCTTCATTTTGTCGAAGTGGTTCAGTTCACGTGGCGCAACGGTTTCCCGTACCTCTACCAGATTGGAGAGCTGGACCATTTCGCCGTTGCTGTTACGCATATACAGGTTGGTCAGATCGCTCGGATCGCGACGCTGCTGGTCATCGACCTTGAGGATAACCTCGTACTGCTCACCGGCCTGCTTGTATCGGGTGACTTCGCGACCGGCCATGTAGCTCTCCAGAGTACGGCCGAGATCATCAACATCGACCCCGCTGGCTGAAAGTTTGTCACGCTTCACATCGATCTGCAGTTCCGGCTTGTTCAGCTTAAGGTCGTTCTCAGGCTGAGCAAAACCCGGGTTAGCGTAGATCTTCGCCATCAACTGGTCGGTGAGTTGCTTAAGGTCATCATAGGTGCCGTTACTCTTGACGATGAACTCCACCGGACGGGAGATAAAGCTCTGGCCCAGTGAGGGCAGGTTGAGCGAGAAGCTCATGATGCCCGGAATACCGCCATAGAGTTTCGGTGTCTGTTCGGCGGAGATTGCCTGCTGTTTACGTTCACGCTCCTCCCAGGGAACCAGCCCCTGAAACACCATCGCATTGGTTTCCGAAGGGAACCCGACTACGGCAAAATAGCGGTTAGTCTCCGGGGTCTGGCTGATGGTGGCTTCGATCTGTCGGGTGTAACGGTCGACGTAATCAACTGAGGAGCCGTCCGGTGCCAGAGCAAAGTTGAGAATTGTGCCGCGATCCTCGTAGGGTGCGAGCTCCTGCGGAAGCTGCGTGTAATAGTACGCCGCACCACCGAGGCTGATGAGCATAATGGCCAGCGTCAGGACACGGGAGCTGAGCAGTTTGTTGAGCAGCTTCTGGTAGCCGTTTGTGATCCCCTGCAGGAAACCTTCAATCAGGTTGAAGATCGCGCTGTGCCGGGTCTCATGTCTGAGCAGGCGTGACGACATCATCGGCGACAGGGTCAGGGCGACAAAAGTCGAGACGATGACCGCGCCTGCCAGTGTCAGGGCAAACTCGGTAAACAGTTTGCCGGTCCGGCCTTCGGAAAAGGCAACCGGGGCGAAAACGGCAACCAGTACAGCGGTGGTGGCGAGTACTGCAAAACCGATCTCCCGTGCTCCCTTAAAGGCAGCCTGAATCGGGTTGAGGCCTTCCTCTACATGACGGTAGATGTTCTCCAGCATAACGATCGCATCGTCCACCACCAGACCGATTGCCAGTACCAGTGCCAGCAGGGTCAGGGTGTTAATACTGAAGCCGAACCAGTACATCATGGCAAACGCCCCCACCAGTGAGAGCGGGATGGTGACAACCGGAATCAGGGTGGCGCGAATGTTACGCAGGAAGAAAAACAGCACCAGTACGACCAGCAGACCTGCCAGTGCCAGTGTGCTGTATACGGATTTGATCGATTCATCGATAAAAATAGAGGAGTCGTATGCGACCTCAACATTCATACCGTCGGGCAGTGTCGGGCGTACAGCGTCCAGTTTATCCCGGATACCCTGAGAGACATCCAGCGGGTTGGCTGTGGACTGTTTAACCACGCCCAGTGCCACCGCGCTTTCACCTTTGAACCGGGTGATTCGGCGGGTGCTTTCCGGGGCAATCTCGACCCGGGCGACATCCTGAATACGTACCGGGTAGCCGGCATCATTACGGATAATCAGGCGTTTAAAGGCTTCGATATCATTGACGTCGGTCTTCGCCAGCAGGGTGAATTCACGCTCCTTACTCTCGATACGACCCGCCGGGATCTCAATATTCTGCTGGTTCAGAGTATCTTCGATATCCTTAGGAATCACCTTATAGGCGGCCATCCGCGCCGGATCCATCCAGATCCGCATAGAGTATTTGCGGTCACCAAAGATCATTACGTTGGCAACACCGGAAACCGTCTGAAGCTGATCTTTAACCTGCTGGTCAGCAATGTCGCTGACCTCCATAATGCTGTGACGATCCGAGTTGAACGCCAGCCAGATGATCGGTTGGGCATCTGCTTCGGTCTTGGCTACCACCGGAGGATCTACATCTTCGGGCAACTGGCCGATGACCCGGCTGACCCGGTCGCGCACATCCGCTGCGGCGTTGTCCGGGTCACGGTCAATCTTAAAGGTGACACTGATCTGAGAACTCTCGGTACGGCTGATCGAATTCATGAAGTCGATCCCCTCGATGCCGGAGAGGGAGTCTTCAATAATCTGCGTGACCTGAGTTTCAATAATGGACGCGCTGGCACCGGGGTAGGTGGTTTCTACCGTTACCACCGGCAGATCAATTTTAGGGTATTCGCGTACGGTCAGGCGGTCATAGGAGATCAGGCCTACCAGAAAAACCAGTATGCTCATCACGATCGCCAGAACCGGGCGCTTAATGCTGATGTCGGATAAAACCATGTTTATTCGCCCTTAGATGCGGCAACGGTTTCGGCAGGCTTTTGCTGACTGCCGTCCGTAAAGATCGGGGTCACCGGCATGCCCGGGAACAGTTTGATCTGGCCTGCGGTAATCAGCACCTGACCTGCGCTCAGGCCTTCGCTGATCTGAACGACGCCGGGACGACGCTGGCCCAGTTTGACCGGATTCATCGCCACCTTGCCCTCTTCAACCGTCATCACGAAGAAGCTGCCATCCTGCGGTACGATCGCCTGCTCAGGAATGACCACACTCTCTTGCTGTTCGATCAGGATCTCCGCCTTAGCGAACAGTCCGGGCCGCAGTCGACCCTCTGTATTCGGGATCGTGGCTCGTACTTCGATGTTATGTGCGTTCTGATCAGAGCTGGGGGAAACCGCCATAATGGTGCCGCTGAGGGGCTCACCCGGCAGGGCGTCAACCTGAACGCGGATTTCACGGCCCGGACGCAGCTCGGCGAGGTAGATTTCCGGTACCCGGAAGTTCATTTTCATGCGGCTGAGATCGGTCAGTTCAACCAGATCTTCGCCCTGATTAACATAGTCGCCGGGGCTGACCAGTCGCAATCCGGTGTAACCGCTGAAAGGCGCTTTAATTGTCATCTTATCGAGCCGGGTCTGCGCCAGTGCTTCCTGCGCCTGATTCACCCGTAACTGAGCCAGACTGCTGTCTCGTTCCTGCTCGGAACCGACGCGCTTCTTCAACAGGCTGCGGGCCCGTTCATAGTCTGTGCGGCTGAGCTGCACCCGTGCCCGGGCTTCCTGCAGTTCAGCGCGGTAGATAGCGCTGTCGAGCTGGAACAGGGTGTCGCCCTGTTTAACCTGCTCGCCTTCGCTGAAGAGAATTTTTTCGATGCGTCCGCTCTGTTCTGGGCGCAACATGATCGACTCATTAGCGCGAAGGGTACCCACCGCGGCGATGGTACGGTCCAGAATCTGGCTCTTTACAGTAATAACTTCGGCAGGCAGGCCCTGAGCCCGGGCAGGTGATACAGCAAAAACCGAAAGGGATGCCAGCATCACGGCGAGATAAGTACTTCTTAGCGCACGCATCGTGTTTACTCGAATGATAATGATAATTATAAAAGGGGAAAGATATTGTAAACTGAACGGTGTACTTAGCAACGGCTTATTATGTCAAGAAATGCAACAATCTGTTGAGAAATAGCGCTGCTACAGGAAGTCTGCGGGGGTTGGGCGATTCAGGCTTCGCTGTCGTCGCCTTTAAGGTTACGCTGCTCGGTTTGCATCTCGTCCAGAATCCAGTCGCGAAAAGCCTGCATGCTTTCGGTCAGCGGGCGGCTCTTCTGGTAGACCAGATAGAAGGCTTTCTGAGTGTTCAGGGTAATGTCCAGCGGGCATATCAGTTGTCCGTATTCCAGTTCGCGCACCGCCAGTCCCCGGTCGGCCAGCGCAATGCCCAGCCCCTCCATCGCCGCTCCAAGTGCCAGCGAGGTGTTAGAAAAGGTCATATTGCGTGCGGTGTCGATCCGGCTGACGCCCTCCTGACGGAGCAGGGATTTCCATTCGGTATCGCGTTTAGATACATGAATCAGGGTGTATTTCAGCAGATCCTCTGCGGTTTTTATGTCCGGTTTGCCTTCAAGTAGTTTAGGGCTGCAGACCGGCACGGAGTGGACGTTACGCAGATGGTGGGTATGCAGATCCGGCCAGTTTCCATCGCCGAAGAACACGGCCATATCCATATCGCTGTAGCGAAAATCGATCTGGCTCATGGATGCCGTGAGGCGCAGCTCTACTTCAGGGTTATGGTTCTGGAAATGGTTAATGCGCGGAACCAGCCAGCGGGTCAGGAAGGCCGGCGCTACGCTCAGGTTGACCACGCCGCTGTTTGGTGTGGTCATTAACCGCCGGGTGGCATCGTCAATTTCATCCAGCGCTGTCTGGACCGATATCAGGTAGCGCTCGCCGGGGGCGGTCAGTTCAACCCGGCGCTTGATCCGTTCGAACAACTGGACACCCAAAAATTCCTCAAGCCCCTTGATCTGATGGCTGACCGCAGAAGGGGTCACAAACAGTTCATCTGCGGCTTTATTAAAACTGCGCAGACGGGCGGCCGCTTCAAAACTGCGCAGCGCATTAAGTGGGGGCAGGCGTCGGATGGTCATTCTCCTGACATTGATTAGATAAATTCATCTTTTAAGTGAAAAACAGTCGTTTGTGCAACTGCTGCATAGACTTTAGTATACGCCTTATCGTTAATCAACAAATGATTGATTTCACAGAATTTACCGATAGTTAGCTTAACTATCAGCCTTCTTTGGATCGTTGATCTGTTTGTTCGAGTGGCGGGACTTCTTTTTTGTTTTAGTTTTTGTTGATTTTAATTGGTGTGTGAATGAACGAAGAACGGTTTGATGATGTGCGTCTTGATGCCTTCGGAAATGTAGATACTGCTTACTATATCGCGCAGGCTAAGCAGCAGCGTGGCGAGGTGTTTGCAGCGATCTTCCGGGGTCTGGTGAAAGCCGTCAAGTCTCCATTATCTGCCTTCAGCTTTGTTCGTCAGGTTCGCCCTGCATACAGCAACTAATCCTCGACTTTGTAACATCCTGTTATTTTGCCCGCTCCCTGAGCGGGCTTTTTTATGTCTGCAGGAAGCTCAGGCCGAGGGTTTGAGGGCTTTGCGAACATAGAGAGTCTTCTTAACCCGGGCGATCAGGGTCTGGTCGCTGTCATAGAGCAATACTTCGAACTCCGGCAGGTACTTTTCGCCGTTGGCGGTCTGCCTTCGGATCTCATCGATCTGCTGCTGGCTGAGGCTGATTCGGGCGGTGAGGGGCTTGCGTGTGGCTTTAATATAGTCGATCTCGGCAGCCTGATCCCAGACCCGGTAGTCCTTGCCGAGCCTGTTCATCAGCATCAGCATGAGGTGGGGATCGATCATGGAGTAGATGCTGCCGCCAAAATGGGTGCCAACCGCGTTTCGGTTGTACCAGCGAACCTTGAGGCTGACCACCGCCTCACTCCAGTCACTACTGATCTGTTTCACCCGTATGCCTGCGCCGAGGTAGGGCGGATAGAGGTTAAGCAGGCGTTTCATGGTATTGGCTGAGAGGTTCATAAGATGCTGCACGTTTGTTTATTCAGGAAGCAACATCATTACCTCTGCAGCCTGAACTGTCAGTGACAGATCAGGCTGTTATTGCTGGCGATATCGATCAGTGGCGGCGGAATTGTAAAGCCGAAAACAGAAGGCTGGCGATACAAAGCGCAACGGAGAAGGCGACCAGACCCTCTGCCATCGTAATCCGGAACAGTAATTCCGGGGTATATCCGCAGGGTTCCCATGGCTCAAAAACAGCGGGCAGCCAACTGTCCAGAGCAAACCAGTCCGGCAGGCCGCTATCCATGCTGCAGCTATCAATGACCCAGCCACGTTCCACGGCGAGGGTCTGCCAGGATCGCTCCAGCAGGCCGATCCCGGTGACCAGCGTCAGCAGATGAGTTAGCTTGCTCAGGCCGGAATGCTTACGTCCGAACAGGCCGGGAATTGCGACCAGCAGCAGGCCGAAGATCCAGATCCGGATATGGATACAGAGTACACAGGGGCCGTAATCCAGTACGTACTGATAATAAAGGGCAATGGCTTCCATTCCTGCAGCCAGCAGAATCAGTGTCAACCAGTACCAGGCTGACCGGCTCAGACAGGTGAGTTTATCCAGCATTAAATGCTCTCCATGAAATGAGGGTATCCCTCTGATTACTGAATTGGAGTCAGGTTCCTTCAGTTGAAAAAAAACCGGGCAGGAGGCCCGGTTTTTTTCGCTGCTGGAAGATTAGCCTTCCAGTGCGTTGCGAATCCGGCCCAGAGCGTCTTCCAGCACTTCCATGCTGGTTGCAAAGGAGAGACGCATGTTGCCCGGTGCACCGAATGCGGAGCCGGGAACCAGTGCTACGCCCGCTTCGTTAAGCAGGAACTCCGCCAGTTCGATATCATCGCTGAAGCGCGGGTCGTTATCGATCGCTTCCTGGAAGCTCGGGAACGCGTAGAAGGTACCGTCAGCCGGGATGCAGTTCACCCCCTTAATGCTGTTCAGGGTCTCAACTACGTACTCATGGCGTGCTTTGAACGCGACAACCATTTCAGCGACGCAATCCTGAGAGTTTTCCAGTGCCGCCTGCGCCGCCACCTGAGCAATAGAGGTCGGGTTGGAGGTGCTCTGAGACTGGATCTTCTTCATTGCGCCGATTAACTGCGCAGGACCTGCGGCATAGCCGATACGCCATCCGGTCATGGAGTAGGCTTTGGAGACACCGTTGAGAACGATCGTACGTTCATACAGTTCCGGGCAGGCGTTGAGAATGTTGACGAACGGTGCATCGTTAAAACGGATGTGCTCGTACATGTCGTCAGTCGCTACCAGTATCTGAGGGTGCTGCTGCAGTACTTCAGCCAGCGCTTTCAGTTCATCCAGTGTGTAAGCAACGCCAGTCGGGTTAGACGGGCTGTTCAGCACGACCAGACGGGTTTTATCGGTGATCGCTGCCTGCAATTGAGCGGCAGTCATCTTGAAGCGCTGTTCCTGCGTAGTGCTGACAATCACCGGAGTGGCATCAGCCATCTTGACCATGTCCGGGTAGGATACCCAGTAAGGTGCCGGGATGATCACTTCATCGCCTTCGTTCAGCAGGGCCAGAGACAGGTTAAAGAAGCTCTGTTTACCGCCGCAGGAAACCAGAATCTGGTTCGCTTCGTAGTCCAGACCGTTATCGGTCTTGAACTTGCTGATAATTGCTTTCTTTAATGCCGGCGTGCCATCTACAGCGGTGTATTTGGTGAAACCTTCGTTTAGCGCCTGGATGGCAGCCTGTTTGATGTGATCCGGAGTATCAAAGTCGGGCTCGCCAGCACCCAGGCCAATAATGTTCTTACCTGCCGCGCGCAGTTCTGCCGCACGGTTAGTTACCGCCAGCGTTGGAGAAGGTTTGATGTTGTTAACGCGGTCTGAAAGTTGAACGTTCAAGCCTAAGTTCCTCGATTTAGCAGATCCGCAAGCGGCGGATCGCGACATTAAATCAGCAGAAAAGCCTGTTTTGCTCAGAGTTGGCAGGGCTTTTCCAAACCTGACAATGATACAGCAAAGAAATGCCCGCATGAATCCTGTTTCGAGCAAAAGTTGCCTTTTATGATCAATAAATTGCCTATTGGAAACTTTTTGTCGGATCAGCCCTGACAGCCTGCGATTAAACCCGCTC encodes the following:
- a CDS encoding DUF4442 domain-containing protein is translated as MNLSANTMKRLLNLYPPYLGAGIRVKQISSDWSEAVVSLKVRWYNRNAVGTHFGGSIYSMIDPHLMLMLMNRLGKDYRVWDQAAEIDYIKATRKPLTARISLSQQQIDEIRRQTANGEKYLPEFEVLLYDSDQTLIARVKKTLYVRKALKPSA
- a CDS encoding disulfide bond formation protein B: MLDKLTCLSRSAWYWLTLILLAAGMEAIALYYQYVLDYGPCVLCIHIRIWIFGLLLVAIPGLFGRKHSGLSKLTHLLTLVTGIGLLERSWQTLAVERGWVIDSCSMDSGLPDWFALDSWLPAVFEPWEPCGYTPELLFRITMAEGLVAFSVALCIASLLFSALQFRRH
- the gcvA gene encoding transcriptional regulator GcvA, producing the protein MTIRRLPPLNALRSFEAAARLRSFNKAADELFVTPSAVSHQIKGLEEFLGVQLFERIKRRVELTAPGERYLISVQTALDEIDDATRRLMTTPNSGVVNLSVAPAFLTRWLVPRINHFQNHNPEVELRLTASMSQIDFRYSDMDMAVFFGDGNWPDLHTHHLRNVHSVPVCSPKLLEGKPDIKTAEDLLKYTLIHVSKRDTEWKSLLRQEGVSRIDTARNMTFSNTSLALGAAMEGLGIALADRGLAVRELEYGQLICPLDITLNTQKAFYLVYQKSRPLTESMQAFRDWILDEMQTEQRNLKGDDSEA
- a CDS encoding RSP_7527 family protein — translated: MNEERFDDVRLDAFGNVDTAYYIAQAKQQRGEVFAAIFRGLVKAVKSPLSAFSFVRQVRPAYSN
- a CDS encoding pyridoxal phosphate-dependent aminotransferase, translating into MNVQLSDRVNNIKPSPTLAVTNRAAELRAAGKNIIGLGAGEPDFDTPDHIKQAAIQALNEGFTKYTAVDGTPALKKAIISKFKTDNGLDYEANQILVSCGGKQSFFNLSLALLNEGDEVIIPAPYWVSYPDMVKMADATPVIVSTTQEQRFKMTAAQLQAAITDKTRLVVLNSPSNPTGVAYTLDELKALAEVLQQHPQILVATDDMYEHIRFNDAPFVNILNACPELYERTIVLNGVSKAYSMTGWRIGYAAGPAQLIGAMKKIQSQSTSNPTSIAQVAAQAALENSQDCVAEMVVAFKARHEYVVETLNSIKGVNCIPADGTFYAFPSFQEAIDNDPRFSDDIELAEFLLNEAGVALVPGSAFGAPGNMRLSFATSMEVLEDALGRIRNALEG